A genomic window from Prunus persica cultivar Lovell chromosome G2, Prunus_persica_NCBIv2, whole genome shotgun sequence includes:
- the LOC109947316 gene encoding uncharacterized protein K02A2.6-like, with translation MMKDCINYSKGCEACQRQGPIQQAPSVPMNPVVKPWPFRGWAMDLIGKIYPASNQHHCFIIVATDYFTKWVEAKPVKTTTSQEIITFIEEQIIQRFGIPESITTDRGSSFISRDMLDMAETFKFKLLQSTPYYAQANGQAESSNKVIINIIRKMLEKNPKQWHEKLSKTLWAYRTSKREATGMTPYALTYGHDAILPMEIAVQSLRIAHQHGLIGEDYSQAMLLELEELDASRIDTLNKLLAGKQAVSRAYNNRVRNKSFEEGEIVWKAILPLGAHIAGYGKWSPTWEGPFVINQILEIGAYRLQDRDGVIHTAPINGKWFKKFYPTMWDSQAVQTDPRIEEEQD, from the coding sequence atgatgaaggattgcatCAACTATTCTAAGGGATGTGAGGCCTGTCAAAGGCAGGGCCCAATCCAGCAGGCTCCTTCGGTTCCCATGAATCCAGTGGTAAAACCATGGCCTTTTaggggatgggcaatggatctcattggcaagATCTATCCAGCCAGCAACCAGCATCATTGTTTCATTATTGTCGCCACAGACTACTTCACAAAGTGGGTAGAGGCCAAGCCAGTGAAAACCACAACATCTCAAGAAATCATCACTTTTATAGAAGAACAGATCATACAAAGATTTGGCATTCCAGAATCAATCACAACGGATAggggttcttctttcatatctagggatatgctagatatggcagaaacattcaagttcaaactgcttcaatctactccttactatgctcaagctaatggacaggcagaatcaagtaacaaggtgattatcaatatcatcagaaaGATGCTGGAGAAGAATCCAAAGCAGTGGCATGAGAAGTTATCAAAGACTTTGTGGGCATACAGAACTTCAAAGAGAGAAGCAACTGGCATGACCCCCTATGCTCTAACCTAcggccatgatgcaattcttCCCATGGAAATAGCAGTCCAGTCTCTTAGAATTGCCCACCAGCACGGTCTCATTGGGGAGGATTACTCTCAAGCCATGCTGCTGGAATTGGAAGAATTGGATGCAAGCAGGATTGACACCCTTaacaaactcttagcaggaaaacaggCTGTGTCGAGGGCCTACAACAACAGAGTCAgaaacaagagttttgaagagggagagatagtctggaaggcaattctgccccttggagcacacatagctggatatgggaaatggtcacctacatgggaaggcCCTTTTGTAATTAACCAGATCCTCGAAATTGGGGCATACAGGTTGCAGGACCGAGATGGAGTCATTCACACTGCCCCAATCAATGGTAAATGGTTTAAGAAATTCTATCCAACCATGTGGGATTCGCAGGCTGTGCAAACAGATCCCAGGATAGAAGAGGAACAAGATTGA